A single Mixta calida DNA region contains:
- a CDS encoding inorganic phosphate transporter, with translation MSENQTWNAAPAPARPDLNSKHSKKTATAIVLLMLGGVAFAAVNLFADVEESGQVVTSYLPFVLLGLALLIALGFEFVNGFHDTANAVATVIYTHSLTPGAAILWSGLCNFTGVLLSSGAVAFGIISLLPMELILQASSGNGFAMIYALLFSAIIWNLGTWYLGLPSSSSHTLIGSITGVGVANALIHGRSGMEGVNWDQAENVAWALLFSPLVGFISAALLLLAMKKLVRNRQLYTAPEGRQPPPGWIRALLILTCTGVSFAHGSNDGQKGMGLIMLILVGTMPIVYALNRSVPPEQIPRVAALAQVTGQQLIGTSQTPLPDSPRNQLLTFMRSGDVTPQVMPALGALLQKIGTQIKQYGSMDNIPAQLVANTRNDMYLAAESIKQLKAANVALPQETQDNLNAMKSELDNATRFIPLWVKVVVALALGLGTMVGWRRIVITVGERIGKAHLSYAQGASAELVTVATIGAADAFGLPVSTTHVLSSGVAGTMAANRSGLQTATLRNLLIAWLLTLPVSILISALLFMLFSRF, from the coding sequence ATGAGTGAAAACCAAACCTGGAACGCCGCGCCCGCGCCGGCACGCCCCGATCTGAACAGTAAACACAGCAAAAAAACCGCGACGGCAATCGTCCTGCTGATGCTGGGCGGAGTGGCGTTCGCCGCGGTGAACCTGTTTGCCGATGTGGAAGAGTCGGGCCAGGTGGTGACCAGCTATCTGCCTTTCGTACTGCTGGGGCTGGCGCTGCTGATCGCGCTGGGCTTTGAGTTCGTTAACGGCTTTCACGATACGGCGAACGCGGTGGCGACGGTAATTTACACCCATTCTCTGACGCCCGGCGCGGCGATCCTCTGGTCCGGGCTGTGCAACTTCACCGGCGTGCTGCTCTCCAGCGGCGCGGTGGCCTTCGGCATCATTTCGCTGTTGCCGATGGAGCTGATTCTACAAGCAAGCAGCGGCAACGGCTTCGCCATGATTTACGCGCTGCTGTTTTCCGCGATTATCTGGAATCTCGGCACCTGGTATCTCGGCCTGCCCTCCTCTTCTTCCCATACGCTGATCGGCTCGATTACCGGCGTCGGCGTCGCCAACGCGCTGATCCACGGTCGCAGCGGCATGGAAGGCGTGAACTGGGATCAGGCGGAGAATGTCGCCTGGGCGCTGCTGTTTTCACCGCTGGTGGGCTTTATCAGCGCCGCCCTGCTGCTGCTGGCGATGAAAAAGCTGGTGCGTAATCGTCAGCTTTATACCGCGCCGGAAGGCCGGCAGCCGCCGCCGGGCTGGATCCGCGCGCTGCTGATTTTAACCTGCACAGGCGTCTCCTTCGCCCACGGCTCCAATGACGGGCAGAAAGGCATGGGGCTGATTATGCTGATTCTGGTGGGAACGATGCCTATCGTTTATGCCCTTAACCGCTCAGTGCCGCCGGAGCAGATCCCGCGCGTAGCGGCGCTGGCGCAGGTCACCGGCCAACAGCTGATCGGCACGTCACAGACGCCGCTGCCCGACTCGCCGCGCAACCAGCTGCTGACGTTTATGCGCAGCGGCGACGTGACGCCGCAGGTGATGCCTGCGCTCGGCGCGCTGTTGCAGAAAATCGGCACGCAGATTAAGCAGTATGGTTCGATGGATAACATTCCGGCGCAGCTGGTGGCGAACACCCGCAACGATATGTACCTGGCCGCCGAAAGCATCAAGCAGCTGAAGGCGGCCAACGTCGCGCTGCCGCAGGAAACGCAGGATAACCTCAACGCAATGAAAAGCGAGCTGGATAATGCTACCCGTTTTATTCCGCTGTGGGTGAAGGTGGTGGTCGCGCTGGCGCTGGGGCTTGGCACCATGGTGGGCTGGCGACGCATCGTGATTACCGTCGGCGAACGTATCGGCAAGGCGCATCTCAGCTACGCGCAGGGCGCCAGCGCCGAACTGGTGACGGTCGCCACCATTGGCGCCGCCGACGCCTTCGGCCTGCCGGTCTCCACCACGCATGTGCTCTCTTCCGGCGTTGCGGGCACCATGGCCGCCAACCGCTCCGGCCTGCAAACCGCTACGTTGCGTAATTTGCTGATCGCCTGGCTGCTGACGCTGCCGGTTTCGATCCTGATCTCCGCCCTGCTGTTTATGCTGTTCAGCCGCTTTTAA
- the traT gene encoding complement resistance protein TraT — protein sequence MGYKKHAVVAIALSAVLLSGCSAMSTAIKKRNLEVKTQMSQTIWLEPSSEKTVYIQVKNTSDKDMSDLPDLLAQDLRAKGYNVVSSPDSAYYWIQANVLKADKMDLREAQGLLGSGYEGAVAGAALGGGITAYNSNSGGAALGIGLAAGLAGLAADALVEDVNYTMVTDLQISERSKNKVTTDNIAALRQGTSGVKLQTSTADGNRMKYQTRVVSNANKVNLKFEEAKPVLEAQLAKSVASIL from the coding sequence ATGGGATATAAAAAACACGCCGTGGTCGCAATCGCTCTTTCTGCCGTTCTGCTTTCAGGCTGTAGCGCCATGAGCACGGCGATCAAAAAGCGCAACCTTGAGGTGAAAACGCAGATGAGCCAGACCATCTGGCTGGAGCCTTCATCTGAAAAGACCGTTTACATCCAGGTAAAAAACACCTCCGATAAGGATATGAGCGATCTGCCCGACCTGCTGGCGCAGGATCTGCGCGCCAAAGGCTACAACGTCGTTTCTTCGCCGGACAGCGCTTACTACTGGATTCAGGCCAACGTGCTGAAAGCGGACAAAATGGATCTGCGGGAAGCGCAAGGTCTTCTGGGCAGCGGCTATGAAGGCGCCGTTGCAGGCGCAGCGCTGGGCGGCGGCATCACCGCTTACAACAGCAACTCCGGCGGCGCGGCGCTGGGTATTGGCCTGGCGGCCGGTCTGGCTGGCCTGGCGGCCGATGCGCTGGTTGAAGACGTGAACTACACCATGGTCACCGATCTGCAAATTTCCGAGCGCAGCAAAAACAAAGTGACCACCGACAATATCGCGGCGCTGCGTCAGGGCACCTCTGGCGTTAAGCTGCAAACCAGCACTGCCGACGGCAACCGTATGAAGTATCAGACGCGCGTCGTTTCCAACGCCAACAAGGTTAACCTGAAGTTTGAAGAGGCGAAACCGGTGCTGGAAGCGCAGCTGGCGAAATCAGTTGCCTCTATCCTGTAA
- a CDS encoding single-stranded DNA-binding protein, giving the protein MASRGVNKVILVGNLGQDPEVRYMPNGGAVANITLATSESWRDKQTGETKEKTEWHRVVLFGKLAEVAGEYLRKGSQVYIEGSLQTRKWQDQSGQERYTTEVVVNVGGTMQMLGGRQNGGAGAQASGGMGGGGNNNGWGQPQQPQGGNQFSGGGQAPSRPQQQSAPANNEPPMDFDDDIPF; this is encoded by the coding sequence ATGGCCAGCAGAGGCGTTAACAAAGTGATTCTTGTCGGGAATCTGGGTCAGGATCCGGAAGTGCGTTATATGCCGAATGGTGGAGCCGTAGCGAATATTACGCTGGCGACATCCGAAAGCTGGCGTGACAAGCAGACCGGAGAGACCAAAGAGAAAACGGAATGGCACCGTGTCGTGCTGTTCGGCAAACTGGCGGAAGTGGCGGGCGAATACCTGCGCAAAGGTTCCCAGGTTTATATCGAAGGTTCTCTGCAAACGCGCAAGTGGCAGGATCAGAGCGGCCAGGAACGTTACACTACGGAAGTGGTGGTGAACGTCGGCGGTACCATGCAGATGCTGGGCGGCCGCCAGAACGGCGGCGCGGGCGCGCAGGCCAGTGGCGGCATGGGCGGCGGCGGCAACAACAACGGTTGGGGCCAGCCTCAGCAGCCGCAGGGCGGCAACCAGTTCAGCGGCGGCGGCCAGGCGCCTTCCCGTCCGCAGCAGCAGAGCGCGCCGGCTAACAACGAGCCGCCGATGGATTTCGACGACGACATCCCGTTCTGA
- the uvrA gene encoding excinuclease ABC subunit UvrA, with protein MDKIEVRGARTHNLKNINLIIPRDKLIVVTGLSGSGKSSLAFDTLYAEGQRRYVESLSAYARQFLSLMEKPDVDHIEGLSPAISIEQKSTSHNPRSTVGTITEIHDYLRLLFARVGEPRCPDHDVPLAAQTVSQMVDNVLAQPEGARLMLLAPVVKDRKGEHTKTLENLATQGYIRARIDGEVCDLSDPPKLELQKKHTIEVVIDRFKVREDLATRLAESFETALELSGGTAIVADMDDANAEELLFSANFACPICGYSMSELEPRLFSFNNPAGACPTCDGLGVQQYFDPERVVQNAELSLAGGAIRGWDRRNFYYFQMLRSLADHLKFDIEAPFNSLSEKVRQVILYGSGKESIEFKYINDRGDTSVRRHPFEGVLHNMERRYKETESSAVREDLAKFISNRACATCEGTRLRREARHVYVENTTLPTISDMSIGHAMDFFRNLKLSGQRAKIAEKVLKEIGDRLSFLVNVGLNYLSMSRSAETLSGGEAQRIRLASQIGAGLVGVMYVLDEPSIGLHQRDNERLLDTLIHLRDLGNTVIVVEHDEDAIRAADHIIDIGPGAGVHGGQVVAEGTADEIMQVEESLTGQYLSGKRKIEVPEQRVPADPNKVLKITGARGNNLKDVTLTLPVGLFTCVTGVSGSGKSTLINDTLFPIAQRQLNGATIAEAAPYRDVSGMEHFDKVIDIDQSPIGRTPRSNPATYTGIFTPIRELFAGVPESRSRGYNPGRFSFNVRGGRCEACQGDGVLRVEMHFLPDIYVPCDQCKGKRYNRETLEIKYKGKSIHEVLDMTIEEAREFFDAVPALARKLQTLMDVGLSYIRLGQSATTLSGGEAQRVKLARELSKRGTGQTLYILDEPTTGLHFADIQLLLTVLHQLRDQGNTIVVIEHNLDVVKTADWIVDLGPEGGSGGGQILVAGTPETVAKCKESHTARFLKPLLEQR; from the coding sequence ATGGATAAGATTGAAGTCCGGGGTGCCCGCACCCACAACCTGAAAAACATCAACCTGATCATCCCTCGCGACAAACTGATCGTTGTCACCGGCCTGTCAGGTTCCGGTAAGTCCTCGCTGGCGTTCGATACGCTCTACGCCGAGGGACAACGCCGCTATGTGGAATCCCTTTCCGCCTATGCGCGTCAGTTTCTTTCGCTGATGGAAAAACCGGATGTCGATCATATCGAAGGGCTATCGCCTGCGATTTCGATCGAGCAGAAATCAACGTCCCATAACCCGCGTTCAACGGTCGGGACCATTACTGAAATTCATGACTATCTGCGTCTGCTGTTCGCCCGCGTGGGCGAGCCGCGCTGTCCCGATCATGACGTGCCGCTGGCGGCGCAAACCGTGAGCCAAATGGTCGACAACGTGCTGGCGCAGCCGGAAGGCGCGCGCCTGATGCTGCTGGCGCCGGTGGTGAAAGATCGCAAAGGCGAACACACCAAGACGCTGGAGAACCTGGCGACGCAGGGCTATATCCGCGCCCGCATCGACGGCGAAGTGTGCGATCTTTCCGATCCGCCGAAGCTGGAGCTGCAAAAGAAACACACCATCGAAGTGGTTATCGATCGCTTTAAGGTGCGCGAGGATCTGGCGACGCGTCTGGCGGAATCGTTCGAGACCGCGCTGGAGCTTTCCGGCGGCACGGCGATCGTGGCGGATATGGATGATGCCAATGCGGAAGAACTGCTGTTCTCCGCCAACTTCGCCTGTCCGATCTGCGGTTACAGCATGAGCGAGCTGGAGCCGCGCCTCTTCTCGTTCAACAACCCGGCCGGCGCCTGCCCGACCTGCGACGGCCTGGGCGTGCAGCAATATTTTGATCCTGAGCGCGTGGTGCAGAACGCCGAGCTGTCGCTGGCGGGCGGCGCGATTCGCGGCTGGGATCGTCGCAACTTCTACTATTTCCAGATGCTGCGCTCGCTGGCGGATCATCTGAAATTCGATATCGAAGCGCCGTTCAACAGCCTGAGCGAAAAAGTGCGCCAGGTGATCCTGTATGGATCCGGCAAAGAGAGCATCGAATTTAAATATATCAACGATCGCGGCGACACCTCGGTGCGTCGACATCCGTTTGAGGGCGTGCTGCACAATATGGAGCGCCGCTATAAAGAGACGGAATCGAGCGCGGTGCGCGAAGATCTGGCGAAGTTCATCAGCAACCGCGCCTGCGCTACCTGCGAAGGGACGCGCCTGCGCCGCGAAGCGCGTCACGTTTATGTGGAAAACACCACGCTGCCGACCATCTCTGATATGAGCATCGGTCACGCGATGGACTTTTTCCGCAACCTGAAGCTGAGCGGCCAGCGCGCCAAAATCGCCGAGAAAGTGCTGAAAGAGATCGGCGATCGCCTGAGCTTCCTGGTCAACGTCGGTTTGAACTACCTTTCCATGTCGCGTTCGGCGGAAACGCTCTCCGGCGGCGAGGCGCAGCGCATCCGTCTGGCGAGCCAGATCGGGGCCGGTCTGGTAGGCGTGATGTACGTGCTGGATGAGCCCTCTATCGGCCTGCACCAGCGCGATAACGAGCGCCTGCTCGATACGCTGATTCACCTGCGCGACCTGGGCAACACGGTGATCGTGGTGGAACATGACGAGGATGCGATTCGCGCCGCCGATCATATTATCGATATCGGCCCTGGCGCGGGCGTGCACGGCGGTCAGGTCGTGGCGGAAGGCACCGCCGACGAGATTATGCAGGTAGAGGAATCGCTGACCGGCCAGTACCTGAGCGGCAAGCGAAAAATCGAAGTGCCGGAACAGCGCGTGCCCGCCGATCCGAACAAGGTGCTGAAGATTACCGGCGCGCGCGGCAACAACCTGAAGGATGTGACGCTGACGCTGCCGGTCGGCCTGTTTACCTGCGTGACCGGCGTCTCCGGCTCCGGTAAATCGACCCTGATCAACGACACGCTGTTCCCGATCGCGCAGCGCCAGCTGAACGGCGCGACCATCGCGGAAGCAGCGCCTTACCGCGACGTCAGCGGCATGGAGCATTTCGATAAAGTTATCGATATCGATCAGAGCCCGATTGGTCGTACGCCGCGCTCCAACCCGGCGACCTACACGGGCATTTTCACGCCGATCCGCGAACTGTTCGCCGGCGTGCCGGAATCCCGTTCGCGCGGCTATAACCCAGGCCGCTTCAGCTTTAACGTGCGCGGCGGACGCTGCGAAGCCTGTCAGGGCGACGGCGTGCTGCGCGTGGAGATGCACTTCCTGCCGGATATCTATGTGCCGTGCGACCAGTGCAAAGGCAAGCGCTATAACCGCGAAACGCTTGAGATTAAATACAAAGGCAAGAGCATCCACGAAGTGCTGGATATGACCATCGAAGAGGCGCGCGAGTTCTTCGACGCGGTGCCAGCGCTGGCGCGTAAGCTCCAGACGCTGATGGACGTGGGGCTTTCCTATATTCGTCTGGGTCAGTCCGCCACTACGCTGTCCGGCGGCGAGGCGCAGCGCGTGAAGCTGGCGCGCGAGCTGTCGAAGCGCGGCACCGGTCAGACGCTCTATATCCTTGATGAACCGACCACCGGTTTGCACTTCGCGGATATCCAGCTGCTGCTGACGGTGCTCCATCAGCTGCGCGATCAGGGCAATACCATCGTGGTGATTGAGCATAACCTCGACGTGGTGAAAACTGCCGACTGGATTGTCGATCTGGGGCCGGAAGGCGGCAGCGGCGGCGGTCAGATTCTGGTGGCAGGCACGCCGGAAACCGTGGCGAAGTGCAAAGAGTCGCATACCGCGCGTTTCCTGAAGCCGCTGCTGGAACAACGCTAA